A stretch of Nonomuraea africana DNA encodes these proteins:
- a CDS encoding tyrosine recombinase XerC translates to MPDVDEVLAAFEKHLQFERDLSPHTVRAYLSDMAALLTHLGEELPGLDIAALRGWLAGQHAAGLSRATLARRTACVRTFTAFAHRRGWLADDPGLLLGSAKAERPLPAVLDQQQAQAVLDTPQASEPKELRDQAIMELLYATGVRVSELCALDVDDVDRDRHVVRVLGKGRKERSVPFGLPALRAVDRWCVHGRPRWIKEGSGPALFLGVRGGRIDAGTVRRVVHARLKQVDGAPDMGPHGLRHSAATHLLEGGADLRSVQEMLGHASLNTTQIYTHVSIERLRAAYRQAHPRA, encoded by the coding sequence ATGCCGGACGTCGACGAGGTGCTGGCCGCGTTCGAGAAGCACCTTCAGTTCGAGCGTGACCTGTCGCCCCATACGGTGCGTGCCTACCTCTCCGACATGGCCGCGCTGCTGACCCATCTGGGCGAAGAGCTGCCCGGGCTCGACATCGCGGCACTCCGAGGGTGGCTGGCCGGGCAGCACGCGGCGGGGCTGTCGAGGGCGACCCTGGCACGCCGTACGGCATGCGTCAGGACCTTCACGGCCTTCGCGCATCGTCGCGGCTGGTTGGCGGACGATCCCGGGCTGCTCCTCGGTAGCGCGAAGGCGGAGCGGCCATTGCCTGCCGTACTCGATCAGCAGCAGGCACAGGCGGTCCTCGACACACCGCAGGCGAGCGAGCCCAAGGAGCTTCGCGATCAGGCGATCATGGAGCTGCTGTACGCGACCGGGGTTCGGGTGAGCGAGCTGTGCGCGCTGGACGTGGACGACGTCGACAGGGATCGGCACGTCGTCCGCGTGCTGGGTAAGGGGCGCAAGGAGCGGTCCGTGCCGTTCGGCCTGCCGGCGTTGCGGGCGGTGGATCGCTGGTGCGTGCATGGACGTCCCCGCTGGATCAAGGAGGGATCCGGGCCCGCGCTGTTCCTCGGGGTGCGGGGAGGGCGGATCGACGCGGGGACGGTACGGAGGGTCGTGCACGCGCGACTGAAACAGGTCGACGGGGCACCTGACATGGGGCCGCACGGACTACGACACAGCGCGGCGACGCACCTGCTGGAGGGTGGGGCGGATCTGCGGAGCGTGCAGGAGATGCTGGGACACGCGTCGCTGAACACCACGCAGATCTACACGCACGTGTCGATCGAGCGGTTGAGAGCCGCCTACCGTCAGGCGCATCCACGCGCGTGA
- a CDS encoding helix-turn-helix domain-containing protein produces MPIAVDIDVMLAKRKMSVGELADRVGITPANLAVLKNGRAKAVRFTTLAALCEALECQPGDLLRWETEDAANG; encoded by the coding sequence ATGCCGATCGCCGTCGACATCGACGTGATGCTGGCCAAGCGGAAGATGTCCGTGGGCGAGCTCGCGGACCGCGTCGGGATCACGCCCGCCAACCTGGCGGTGCTCAAGAACGGCCGTGCCAAGGCGGTGCGCTTCACGACGCTCGCCGCGCTCTGCGAGGCGCTCGAGTGCCAGCCGGGAGACCTGCTGCGCTGGGAGACCGAGGACGCCGCGAACGGGTGA
- a CDS encoding DUF2975 domain-containing protein — protein sequence MGKLTVLALRVVLVALLAGSVFVQTVMVPLLAIDLEEMGTEFAYQRTAFLVITVLGIVTAQVVLVCVWRLVTMVRRGTVFSHAAFRYVHIVIGAFVAAALLTFALAVVLVPGEAVAPGIVLLICGASVAVLGVALVVLVLRTLLAQAVARDVEAAQMKAELDEVI from the coding sequence ATGGGAAAGCTGACAGTGCTTGCGCTGCGCGTCGTGCTCGTGGCGCTGCTGGCCGGCTCGGTGTTCGTGCAGACGGTGATGGTGCCGCTGCTGGCCATCGACCTCGAGGAAATGGGGACGGAATTCGCGTACCAGCGCACCGCGTTCCTCGTGATCACGGTCCTGGGCATCGTGACGGCCCAGGTCGTCCTGGTCTGCGTATGGCGGCTGGTGACGATGGTGCGACGCGGAACCGTGTTCTCCCACGCCGCCTTCCGGTACGTGCACATCGTGATCGGCGCCTTCGTGGCGGCCGCCCTGCTGACGTTCGCGCTCGCGGTCGTCCTCGTGCCGGGCGAAGCCGTCGCTCCTGGCATCGTCCTCCTGATCTGCGGGGCCTCCGTGGCAGTCCTGGGGGTCGCGCTCGTCGTGCTCGTACTGAGGACGCTGCTCGCCCAGGCCGTCGCGCGCGACGTCGAGGCGGCGCAGATGAAGGCCGAGCTGGACGAGGTGATCTGA
- a CDS encoding murein hydrolase activator EnvC family protein — protein sequence MACPPPTSTALVVSTRRAGARPPRARSHPRLSGRRCATLLAITLALLLLAPPPAAADPPVWRWPLPGQPRILRTFNPPPEPWRSGHRGVDLAASPSTTVLAPGPGTVTYAAQLAGRGVVSLLHPGGLRTTYLPVQASVRRGQTVSAGDPLGVLEAVPGHCREPCLHWGLLRGPRYLDPLLLLAWAPIRLLPHWHLPPIPLPPPPLP from the coding sequence ATGGCCTGCCCTCCCCCCACCAGCACCGCTCTCGTGGTCAGCACCCGTCGCGCAGGGGCGCGGCCTCCCCGAGCCCGCTCCCACCCACGTCTGTCAGGCCGTCGCTGCGCCACGCTCCTCGCCATCACCTTGGCGCTGCTCCTCCTCGCACCCCCACCCGCGGCCGCCGATCCACCCGTCTGGCGCTGGCCCCTGCCGGGTCAGCCCAGAATCCTGCGCACGTTCAACCCGCCCCCCGAACCCTGGCGTTCAGGCCACCGCGGCGTGGACCTGGCCGCCTCCCCCTCCACCACGGTTCTCGCCCCCGGCCCAGGCACCGTCACCTACGCCGCCCAGCTGGCGGGGCGAGGGGTGGTCTCCCTCCTGCACCCAGGCGGCCTGCGCACCACCTACCTCCCCGTCCAGGCGTCGGTACGGCGCGGCCAGACCGTTTCCGCAGGCGACCCCCTGGGCGTCCTCGAAGCCGTCCCGGGTCACTGTCGGGAACCCTGCCTCCACTGGGGACTCCTGCGCGGCCCCCGCTACCTCGACCCCCTACTCCTCCTCGCCTGGGCGCCGATCCGCCTCCTCCCGCACTGGCACCTGCCGCCCATCCCCCTCCCGCCTCCCCCACTGCCTTGA
- a CDS encoding GNAT family N-acetyltransferase, with translation MEIEGPRLVLRDAVPPDEPALRRILAAPEVARWWGEVDDLDGMLAVTLDGQVIGAIQYDEEEDPQYRSASIDIFLDPAHHGRGYGTEAVRTLAGWLIEVRGHRRLTIDPAAHNTAAIRAYEKVGFKRVGVMRAYERDPETGVFHDGLLMDLLAEELI, from the coding sequence ATGGAGATCGAAGGGCCGCGATTGGTGTTGCGCGATGCCGTACCCCCCGATGAGCCCGCTCTGCGCCGGATCCTCGCCGCCCCCGAGGTGGCCAGGTGGTGGGGTGAGGTCGACGACCTGGACGGCATGCTCGCCGTCACCCTCGACGGCCAGGTGATCGGCGCGATCCAGTACGACGAGGAGGAGGACCCGCAGTACCGCAGCGCGAGCATCGACATCTTCCTGGATCCCGCGCATCACGGGCGTGGCTACGGCACCGAGGCGGTGCGGACGTTGGCCGGTTGGTTGATCGAGGTACGGGGGCACCGCAGGCTCACGATCGACCCCGCGGCGCACAACACGGCGGCGATCAGGGCCTACGAGAAGGTGGGCTTCAAGCGGGTGGGCGTGATGCGCGCCTACGAACGGGACCCGGAGACCGGCGTCTTCCACGAC